The genomic interval gaaatggGGCCGTAGTGAACATGAGAAAAAGATGAATTCAGAAGAGAATGAGCCAATAAAACTCATCAGTCTACCTCTACTCTGGAAGTCGCATTATCTGTATAAGCAGACAGGGCGCTTATTAATTGGCTTTTTGTCGTGTGCAGTGTCTGCTTagtgtttcattttatatacCAGAGGATCAAATGGCTGAGGTTTGCTCAACAGAACTAATGGCCAGGAGCAAAACTCTCTCTGGTACGATATCTCATGTGGGTTACGATCCGGTGGTCGTGGCTTGTTCAAGATCTTGTTATTAGATAAAAGTACACCCATACCAAGATACCAtgttcaactcttttttttccttttaataaagaatttgTGTAGTGCAATAATAACATATGGGCACATGGAgatatcattttcttaattatttttaagtctaTCATCATCCGGATTCATGCACGCAGGCCAAATTGTAAGAAGTGATAAGATGAAGCAGGCACGAGGCAGGTCCTTGCCTCTCCGATATTGTGCGGTTTGTCATTAGAGATCTAGTCATTTTTCAGACCAGCCAAATATGGATCCGATGCTTATACAGAAGAATATTTGGTCATTGTGTTACACTGAAAGGCATATGGGAATGGTTTTAACTCAAGCTTCGTTCGTGATTCTAGACTCCCCCTGCCATGTCCCATCTATTTTCTATTCTCAtttgtagaaaaaaataataataatattttgtcattgataaattatccaaattaattatgttacaCATCCTTCTTTTTGTGGGATTAtgatagggatggcaatgagAGCCCGTCCCACTAGAGCATGTTTTATAAATACTTGAGCTTCATCTACAAAGTCTGACTTTGATccaaaaatttgagaaatatttacagtaaaaaaaaaaattgtaaaaatatttattattttaattgaaatacaCTTTTTTATGTATACTTTATCCACCCGTAACATCtatttatagttttaaatCCTATAAGCCCAACTTTTAAAGCATAAtcccacaaaaaataaaattttataaattataaatttataaaataaaatataaaaaatgtacAATGTACAATTAAGACATTTTAACCCCTAAGCGCGTGGTTAGGTTGATTGCAGTGCAGCTGCAGCCTCTACCAAAACCtgagtttaatttttaggGGTGATAAGAGggtaaaaacttatatttgaGCTTGCTCACCCCccttaccttaaaaaaaaaatccagacATTTTAATTTGGTCTGAAAAAAGTCCAACTCATATATTTTGAGATTatcattgaaaataattttttttttttggaggatTCTTGCCTCATTAATTAGAGACCCACACTTTgctttgaataataaaaaattacaaatcattACAATTATATACATAGGATATAGCTGGGAGTCGAAGCTTAACAAATTAAGGTGAAATATACTGGTGCTTATAAATAGCGAATCCATTCTCCCATAACCGAACAAACATATATTACCACTCGAGCattgaatgacaaaaatggATAATTAGGAAGGGAGGATAACATTACAAAGGCGACTCTTTATCTCTTAATATTGAAATATGAACCATCAAATCAAGTAAATAGAAgggttattttcttttcttttttaaaattatcatagtACAATTTACTGAATAAAACTTCAGCGACTTAAGGTTATGTTTGAGGGTTAGGATTAAGTGTGGGATTAGATTAGTTTTAGGATTAAATATTCTATTGTATGTTTGGCAACTTTGCTTGGATTGAATTAGTAgtgactaaatttaaattcagtCCTTAATTCATGGGATTAACAATTCCAATTTATAAGCGGGTTTAGATGAGATtagaataagagaaaaaaaaattattcatttacaaatttctttcatatataacaccatttttatatttattatttaaaaattaattaattaattattttattcatgatttacttgatatttattttttagtttgctttatagtctaattaaattggtacttttactccaataaaattaactatttaataatttattacaataattgaTTGTATTAGATTTAATAATCActattgtaatattaaaaataatcatgaaaagtaataatacaagtaattaattgattatatatatatatatattatttgctaattttttgataaaataaaatatatctaaaatatctgataaaaataaattaaacaattaaataggtttattaatttattataattatgactaTCCAATAACTAATTTACTATACATTTAATGTTCTTATTAAATacctttaaattaattttaattattactcttaaatattcataaatactttttgtaattaaatataatttaatattgtcTAATCCGATATTATactaaacataatataatattgtataatttaacttaatccAATCTAAACTAATTTAGTCCAATCTAATATGCCAAAGCACAGCCTAAGAGTCTAATAATTCATTGAACGATTGCACAGATTTAGTCCATCAGAGCTCTATTTACTCGTCATAGATTGATTGATGGTATAAACTGGATTTGTCGAGTATGGTTGAAAAAATTCTCGGTTGTTTGTGGGTATTAATTGAACTCGAGCAAGCTTGCAATCGGGCTAAGAATTACATGACCAGCGATCCAGCCCACAAGTCAACAGACTTGAACGAAATCGAAGCCTCTCCTCAGATTTGCGGGCAGCCCAGAGGGTAGGCCTTTTGATACCCCTTAAAATTCCTCATGAAATCccttttcaattgaaattatcaaaataaccaaagctatattaaattatcaaaatcccTTTGAATGAAttgttctttcaatttttttttacaccaatcacatttcataaattagatttatattttgaaatttaattgattttttttagaaatttgtaagagtaaataaattaaaatcttaagatttttatgtatttaaaaataaaaattcaaaagaaatattctttttagaGAGAAATTTTACTGCAAGACggttaatattttataactcAAACAAGGAGTAtttcaagaaataaaatttaaaaggggtgttgtaaaaatttagaagGGTGTTAAAAGCTACACTCTAGCCCATATCCCTTATGCTTTCTTGTTTATGCAATGGACCATTTGGTTCGATCGAAACTAGATTCAATTCCTCCAATTAGTTAAACGAATCCACGTGTCACTCTCCTCAAAGCCCACCTTCTTTCTTCCCGCCAAATCCGGATCTTCGAAAACGACAACTTCCTCGAACTAGAATGTCAGCAAACAAGTACAAGCAAGCATGCAGAAGTTCTAAAATTCCCGAGTCCCGATATGCCTCTGCCTTTCCCATCtgaataaacaaatgaaaggGGAGGGGCAAGGCAAAGAATGTCGAAATTATCCCCCCCAAATAACAAACCCTAATAAGTAATGAAATCGATCgatcaatcaatcaattgagaacttttttttttttttaatataatggGGATATTATATGGGATGGTGGCAAGAGGGAATGTGGTATTGGCGGAGTTTAGTGCGGCGCAAACAAATGGAAATGCAATAGCGAGACAAGTAATCGATAAATTGCCGCAGGGAATTAGTGATCGTATTTTATCTTATTCTCATGATCACTACATTTTTCACGTCAAACGAACCGATAATCTCACCGTTCTTTGCATGGCTGATGATTCCTTTGGATGTaggctttttgtttttttttttgtttgtccgcttaatttattaattaaacctTGTACATTGTTCTTTTAATGCATTTTGATTGAATGAAGCCTGCTTGTCACTTGACACGACGCATAATATGTTTGATTGGGCAGttgcattaagttttatttgacCATAATGTGTTATATTTCTGTTCTTCCATGGTATCTAGAGACTCGACATGTAGTGGCACCACAAAATTAAGCCTTGATGTAGATTTAATGTGTCACGATGTTTTCATCAGGCAGTAATAATTTCCATGGATCTTCGTAGGAGTAAATTAGAGGGAGTTTAATTCAAGaatatttgttttgaaattaatttctatagGTCAGTAGGTGAAGTTCCATAGATGATGATCATAATTGGCTAATTAACTTTTGTATTAACTTAGCTAATATGAGTATTCACCGGTGATCATTACGTGGTCTGAGCTGGTCATTACCAGCTAAATGACTCACATTGTATAAGGAGAAAGTTTCTTTGATGGACTAAGCTAGTTCTTGGAGTTGGAgattgcttttttattttgaataattatttcatacaTACAATCGTTTAAACTTTGTGCAGGGAGAATCCCTTTTGCATTTCTTGAAGATATCCATCAAAGGTTCGTGAGAACTTACGGCCGCTCTATTCATTCAGCGGCTGCTTATGCGATGAACGATGAATTTTCACGGATTCTGAGCAAGCAGATGGACCACTACTCAAATGATCCGAATGCGGACAGGCTAAACCGTTTGAAAGGTGAAATGAGTCATGTAAGTTGTGTATAATAATATATCCATTATCTCGGCCTTAGTTAacagattatttaattaatcttgTTATTCCAACAGGTTAGGAGCGTAATGATAGACAATATTGAGAAGATCGTGGAGAGGGGCGATCGCTTGAATCTGCTCGTTGATAAAACAGCCACACTGCATAGAAATACAGTTCGATTCAAAAGGCAGGCACGCAGATACAAAAGTTCAGTGTGCTGGGGGAATTGCAAGCTTGCGTATGTGGTCAACTAAATCATTTGATAATAAGTTTAATTATTCATGTGTATAATATGAGATAGGAGTACAATCTTAACTTCTTTCTGTATTAATTGCAATTTGCAGGTCTGGTTTAGTATGTCTAATCTTGATAATCATCTATGTTACGCTTGCATTTTATTGCCGTGATCCTCTGTGGCGTTACTGCTTCTAGTGAAATTGGCAGGAGCAGCTCATCTCTTGTTCTTTTAATGACTAACTGTAAATTCGTTTCCATTGTAGTGGTGCAATTTTGCTGAGCAGAGTTGTAGAGGTTGAATATATGGAATGTACATGTTGGACTGAAGCTGTGCaaatcaatttcagaatttgttgatttattaGAGGAATAATTTGTTTcaatagtaattttttttctcttttctccgaattaattataattaagttttcCCTTCTAAAAAGGTGATGTCATTAGGGTTTGAATACccagattttcttcaaattaagggttaaaaaaaaaaaaagtcactaTCGGAATACATTTTGAGAGCTTCTTGATACTGCTCTCATAAGCATTTACAAATAATatcaagtttattttatcgTTTTACCTATTTTATGTTGATTTGCTTAAATAGATACAAATATTTCGTtacattttttgaaataaaaaacctTATACATCATTGTGAAAAATATCAAGTTCAAATATTAGTTTTCTTCTAAAATAATCCGTTGTTATCAGCTagttattaacaattatccgtCAATtctacattatttttttaatgaataattctcattaaaacagaaaataatcaaagatAACAACGTAATAACTGCAGAAACTCCTTTAGTAATGCAAAAGAACTGCAGTTTATAAGTGGAAAATTTAGGTGCTTAATTACAATATTAGTTTGATTGCACATCattaatgtataaataaatcagAAAAAGACCAATTGCAAAAGTATTAGCAGCCCTCCTACCAGCTTTCACCGTTGTCGACTTTCGATAACCACCATTGATGCCACATCTCAAGAGTCTTGTTCTAAATAACGTTTAGAACCTTCCATTGCTATCATTTTactacaaaaattacaaataagaaattaatcacTGGTAATATCTGTACGATTATGTAGATACTGTAAAGAAAATTCCAAATTTCGAGGGGTACCAATGATAATATGATCCAAAACACTATGTTACGGGGGGTTTGTACGTGGTAGCTGACGGTGAAGAATGGGATTTGCccgttttattttgaagtctTTAACACAAATTGATGTTACgtaatataaataagaagATGTATCGTAAATCATTAACgtacaaaattgaaaaatgaaaaactaaaaaagaaaaaaaatagaaaaagaaaaatgaattcaaataAACTTGTCCGCACAGTAGTGCCGCCCACTCACGTGACGGTCCATGCCGGCAACGCTCTTATGCCCTTTCTGGTCTTAATGCTGACAGCTGGCAGTAGGCTGACAGAGACAAACACGCACTCTTCAAtagacaaaatttttattttgatttcaagCTTCTCTACTCCACTCTTGATTCGCTCTCAGATTGCCGGTTCTCTATTCCGAATTTCAGTTCCTGTTGAAAGTCGTTCGATTTTGGTTATGACGgaattgattttctattttgatcacaagtaattgaaaattattgcCTTATCTTTAACTGCATAGTATTGCTTGCTTACCTGGgctttgattgatttttgttcTCTTGGCTCGCAGATTTCTTTGTCGGAATCGGAATGCTGAGTATCACTTTTGTTGGCGCATGGTTTGTTGTTTGAATTAAATGGCGCGAGAAGCGACAGAGCTTGTGAACTATCTTGAATTTGATCATCGATCAACAGGAAAGAGAAAACGAGCTGCCGTTGAACAACAGCAACCTGTTTCTGTTGCGGCAGCCTCTTTGGAACCTCGTGCTTGCATTGAGCGCTCTGAAAATGAAATATCAAGCAAGCGAGCTCCTGCGGCCGCTGAAAAGCTCTGGGATGGGTCCCTCCAACTGAGTTCTTCTGTGCACGTGTCTGCTGTTGCCTTCTTTAAAAGGTTTATTCAGTCACTTCTCAAATTCGATTCCATTATGAATGTTTTGCTTTTAACTTCAATTTCGATATCCGTGCTTGCGTTTCACTGgccatctttctttgtgaagATAAGTTATCTTTTCGCATTGATATAGTTAGTTCATTTGATAACAGTATTCTCTCATGTCTTGCGTTATAAATAAGCACAATCACCCAATGAGTTAATGAAGATGGGCATGCATCGctatttcttttcatattAATGATGTGATGACTGATTATTGTGACACAATCCCACTGAACTTATAAATTCTCGGACCATATGATTGAAGAATTAGCGACACATCCATCCTAGGAAATGTCCTTAGAAAGAAATGAACCACTTTTAAGTATATAATATTCATGACATTTCTGATTTAGAGAATCAATATGATGAAGACTCATGCCTTCAGCATAGATATTGAAGGTATAGGTTGATCTtcacaaccaaaaaaataccATAACATGGACTACAAAAGAATTTGCGTGTCTACATTTGTCATTAACAATGGTAATAGGAGTCCTTCGTAAATGCATATATGTATTATGGATATAATCAAGGATCTCCCTGGCTATTGGATGAGAATGCAGGACCTGGTAACATCTGGGGCATTTTCAACACTTATTGTGTCGGAGGACCAGTTTGATCTTGTACAAGTAGAGAATTTAACTTAGTTACAAGAAGAAGTGTGGGAAAGGGGGGCCCCTGACACAGTATGCCTGAAAATAGCAGCAAATAAAACTGAACAAGAAGGAAAATTCTCACGATATCACCCAAGTTGCATAACTAAATGCAAAACAGACCCATCCCTGTTCCCATACATGGGTTTCATGAACTTTCCTAATGAATATAATGGAGCCACCAACAGAAACACCTAAAATCAATTGTCTCAGTAATTTTGTATTGAAAAGATACTTTTaacattttcttcctttccaaTTGTGAGAATGATTGCAGACACAAACTAAAATAATCCGATATTCCGAAACAAAAGTTTCTGAAAGGAGCTTTTTGGTACTAAACCTATGAGGCAGACTTGAATGAATGTTTACAAATTCTTCATAAACTTATAAAAGAGAAGTTAGACCCAAACTGTAAATTGATATCATTTATGAAGAAGTGATGAGAAAAGAAAGACTATCGAATTTATTAACACATAAATCAAGCAGAGGATGCTACTCTGTGTCAGAATGCAAGATCAGAATGTAGCTTTCAAAGGAGGACCAGGGATGAAAGCAAGTTACTTAACTCAATAAATGAGGTCAGACAGTGGAACTTTCGGTTGTAGTTTCATTTCATGCTAATTGTTCAACTTCCACCTGAGTATGATAGAGTGACTCCTAATGATCCTATAGATCTCTAGTATCCTATTAATaatctttccttttaaatcattttttcagGTTAACAAGATAACATTTGGGAGCCAACCTCTTATTCTTGTACCAGTCACATCAATTGAAgttttgatacaaattttatcaatcaaaGTGATTCTACCTAGTTCATAGATATTTTTCACCTATGCACGTTTCAGACATGGTTCACAAAGTTCTAAGATATTTACATGTTATGCATGAAGGTTTGAGTagcttatttattattattattttttaaaattttgttgaccgtgtttcttttttcttttttcttttttcttttttcttttttcctccttttctTCTGTAGTGGTGAGAAGATGTTCGATGTCCAGTGGTCCGACATTGCAGAAGTCAAAGGAAAAGTTAGATTAGATgcctttgaaaaatatattcaagatCTTTCTCGCTCAAGAAACAGAAGATTGATGGTAAGATATGATTTGTTCCACATTTTCTTTAACTAGGCAGTTCAGGTATGTATATAGCActtgttcttttgtttttttggctTAAGAATCTAGGTTTCCTGTTGATACAACTATCATTGAACAAATATGAAGAGTCTTTCAAGGATGAAACCATTTAAACAAATGAATGCTATCTGGCGATGCTGAAGCAttggaatattttattttttcaattaatgaatatttaatatatgGCTTGTAtcttgaaaaaaattcaactgtaacgcttcttttcttttgtattctCTACTTATCTAGTTAATTTTCCTGTGTGACTGCATCACGGCTTATCTTGGTCCTGTTACTCTTTTATATGATGATATTTTCAATCTGCTTGATGCATGGAAACCTCAGATCCTTAAATTCTATGATTTCTCAAGTTTGTTTATAATGTGAAGGAGCTGTTTCTTCAATAGGAGAGCTAGGGTTCTCAAGAAAAACTAACCACAAAGACAAAGAAAGGAGaatattaatgattataaGATAGCATATATAATGTGAGACAAAACCACCTGAAATACAGACTGaacaaatgattaaaatttggTATATTGCGCATGGAAACGACTTAATCCATATCTGTGGTGGCTTAGTATACTAATCATGTTTccttttaaaaagattttggGCACATCTCATCTAACGATGTCACACATGATTGGCAAGCTACTGGTGCTTAGTAGCCAGCAATGATGTCTGGATATGGCATATCTCCTATTGCAATTATCGTCCAAAATATCATTCtgatttaagttattaaggaaaatgatgattgaaaaaacaatgaaaatgcatCCAAGGGGGGACCAGATTATGGAGAAGTACATTAGGAAGGTTGAAAACAAAATCCTTAACTAGGTCTCAAGTGCTTGGAAAGTTTTCataaatgatattattgtACTTGTGCACCGCAACAGACAGCTATTGTGGGCTAAGGATTCTCAGAAAGGTGATGACTGATGGCTGATGAGTGCACCAAAAAACTAtgtatgatagaaaaaagtgtTCTTAATGCAACTAAATGCATTCATgttctaatataaaaaaggcTTGCTGAGCAATAAATCATACCCTACATACACAaggtgtgtgtatatatatatcgaAAGCTTTTACTTACTAGTCatgcataatatatataagaatataGATTATTCAACAATACACATATGTAGTGGGAACACATATACATGTTTGTCTACATCTATCTTCAGGTAGTCTCACTGTGCTGGAAAGAAGGCTCTTCAAAATCTGGACTGGTAGGCATGCAAAAGGTGAGTACATCATAATGGAAGAAAAAGTTGAATAAGGTCATCATGTGATAGGAGTTCATCTTGAGTTTACTGATCAATGAGATTCATGTTTTTCTTGTGATCCTGATTTACAGGTTGCAGAAAGCTACAAAGAATGGGAGAGAGTTGGGTTTGTGAAACTGTCACCAGGAGTTGATCTCTACGTTTGTACTCGCAGTGACGCCATAATCACAATACTGGCAAAACATGGGTTCTTCAAGGGCATGGCTGCTATACTAGACTACAAAGATTCATTGATCGGTTGTGTTGTGAGGAGAAAATTGCAAGCATCTACTAGTTCTGCCACAAAGAAACTTTACTGCAAAAATTGTTCCCTGTCTGAGAAGCCTTTGAACTCCTCCTTTGGCTCTTCCAATCATAAGTCTGTGGAAAAAGATTCATCCAGGGAACAGCCAATCCAGAAATCCATTCGAATTGCACGAGAAAAAGAGAGCAGCACTCTTGAGAGTACAGGAAACTGGGGAAATGAAGTCAAGCATCTAAAGACTGGTGAGTCCAACTTGGATTGCATAATTTGTCTGCCAATACTAATTTCTCACTGACATCTTCAGTTCTGAGACCTgaaatatttttggatttCAATTGTGTCACAGACTGTACCTCTCTCAAAGGTTCTATGTCACAGTCATCTGAAGTTGAAGCACCTCCTATACACAAGTCAAGCATGGAGAGAACCAAACTGAGTTTGGTTGCTCAAGAACCTGTCTTGTCTCTCCCATCTGATGTCACAAAGCAACCAACATCTACTCTTGAGGACCTTCCTGAATTTGACTTTGGAACTGGCTGTGGTATATTTCTAACTCCTAAGAGTGTTCATGCTGCTACAGTTGACACAAAACTTTTGACTCAAGGATCAAAGAAAATGGATGGGTTAATGCACCCAACCGCGCCAACTTCACAGTCACCGTCAACTTTCAACCAGAGATCGGAAATTTTAAATCCTATAATGTTTCAATTGAATGAGATCCAGAGAATGCCTTTTCTGAAGAAAGTTAATGAACATGGAGAACCACAAACTGCCCAAAGCAGAGGCATCAGGATGCCAGTCACTGCTACTGCAG from Citrus sinensis cultivar Valencia sweet orange chromosome 9, DVS_A1.0, whole genome shotgun sequence carries:
- the LOC102619388 gene encoding vesicle-associated membrane protein 711-like, which produces MGILYGMVARGNVVLAEFSAAQTNGNAIARQVIDKLPQGISDRILSYSHDHYIFHVKRTDNLTVLCMADDSFGWRIPFAFLEDIHQRFVRTYGRSIHSAAAYAMNDEFSRILSKQMDHYSNDPNADRLNRLKGEMSHVRSVMIDNIEKIVERGDRLNLLVDKTATLHRNTVRFKRQARRYKSSVCWGNCKLASGLVCLILIIIYVTLAFYCRDPLWRYCF
- the LOC102619791 gene encoding uncharacterized protein LOC102619791 — its product is MAREATELVNYLEFDHRSTGKRKRAAVEQQQPVSVAAASLEPRACIERSENEISSKRAPAAAEKLWDGSLQLSSSVHVSAVAFFKSGEKMFDVQWSDIAEVKGKVRLDAFEKYIQDLSRSRNRRLMVVSLCWKEGSSKSGLVGMQKVAESYKEWERVGFVKLSPGVDLYVCTRSDAIITILAKHGFFKGMAAILDYKDSLIGCVVRRKLQASTSSATKKLYCKNCSLSEKPLNSSFGSSNHKSVEKDSSREQPIQKSIRIAREKESSTLESTGNWGNEVKHLKTDCTSLKGSMSQSSEVEAPPIHKSSMERTKLSLVAQEPVLSLPSDVTKQPTSTLEDLPEFDFGTGCGIFLTPKSVHAATVDTKLLTQGSKKMDGLMHPTAPTSQSPSTFNQRSEILNPIMFQLNEIQRMPFLKKVNEHGEPQTAQSRGIRMPVTATAVNSKNLFKDDDMHEWRPQKFEISKLSVPQVTSPSVNSSPLEVPNPMIRHFSFIPPITSPTMTSVPLKAPNSTLRSYSLSLPRPSPPIIHPSITFGPLKVSNSTLSFSLSHPRPSLAVLPLISPSITSYPLKVPNSSSRSFSLSHPVVAYPDCFNHAFPRANYYPMDTTVRVVPQRLPEGYAQIVPGSSMVISSSANPQFGPPPNSLAVKLPVNPVGLGGCRP